TACTGGAAAGATATTGTACTATCAATCCGACAGCACCTACTGCCAAAGCACTCAACGCTGTTTTCTTATAGCCGTATCTGACAAGCATTTTACCTGCGGGAATACCCATAAACAGGTAAGCCGCAAAGTTCATCATGTTTCCCATCATGGCAGCCCAACTATATTGGAATCCCCAGATATTACCGAATGGAGCGGCCATGTTAGTAACAAAAGAAATCATCGCAAAAATAAAGCACATGGTGATAATAGCGATGAGATTACCACTCTTTTTTACTTGTGTCATGGTTCAAAAAAAATGTTAGTTTATAAATTAGGTTAGTTATTTTTCAAATCTTATTCTTCTACGGTAAATTTATAGACAGTGATCTGTTGGTATTCATCTCCCGGCAGTAAAGTAGCCGATGGGAAATGTGCTTTGTTCGGCGTATCCGGGAAGCACTGTGCTTCAAAGCAGATGGCGCTTCTGGCAGGGAATGTAGCTCCGTGTGCACCTTCAAATCCGTTGAGCCAGTTGCCCGTATAGAGTTGTACCCCCGCTTCGGTGGTATATACTTCCATGATACGTCCGCTTTCCGGATCCTTGCAAGTGGCAGCCAGTTCGAGCGAACCGCTTTCCATCTTGTTCAGTACATAGCAGTGGTCATATCCTGCACCGAAAATCAATTGCTGGAATTTCTCGTCGATACGTTCGCCTACTGTGTGCGGAGTACGGAAATCCATCGGACTACCCTCTACTTTAGCGATTTCACCGGTAGGGATAGAAACTTCGTCGATAGGCGTATAGAAATCAGCGTTGATTGTAACGATGTGGTTGTTAACGGTAGGAGTGGGGTTGGAAATACCGGCGAGGTTGAAGAAACCGTGGTTAGTCAAGTTAACGACTGTAGCTTTGTCGGTGGTAGCGCGGTATTCGATATTCAGTGCATTTACTTCGTTGTCCAGGCGGTAAGTCATTTCTACTTCCAGATTGCCGGGAAATCCCTCTTCGCCGTCAGCAGAGACATAGTTAAATTGCACTGTACTCTCATCAATCCGGACAGCGTCCCATACGCGGGCGTGGAAACCGGTAGGCCCTCCATGCAGAGAGTTAGGACCGTTGTTAATGGTGAGTTCATGTTTTTCACCGAACAAGGTGAATTTTCCTTTCGCGATACGGTTGCCATAGCGTCCGATAGTAGTGCTTAAGAAAGGTTCCGGGCTGTTGATGACGTGGTCGATGCTGTCGTGTCCGAGGATTACATTGGCATACTTACCATTTTTATCCGGTACCATAATAGAAAGAATGGCGCATCCGTAATTGGTTACAGCTACTTCCATTCCCTTTGCGTTTTTGAGGATAAATAAATCAGTTTTCTTATCATTTATCTCCTTTTGGAAATCTTTCCGGCTGAGCCCTGATAGATTCCCTTCTGTTGGGAATGTGTTATTCATGTCTGGTATGATTAAAAATTTCCTGCAAATAAAGGGAAATTCTTTCTTTCTCACAAATTATTCCGTCTAAATATAGTGGATGCTTTAGGAAAGTTTAGCTTTATGATTCCATCTTCTTCGGATACAAGGACAAAAGATTCTATCTTAAATGATTTTTCATCCTCCTTTTCTTAAAAACTAAACTATTTTTTGTATGTTTGTTGCCGGATTGTAACAATCCGAGCGAATTTAATCTAAGTTTATAACAAGAAAAA
This genomic window from Bacteroides sp. AN502(2024) contains:
- a CDS encoding aldose epimerase family protein, with translation MNNTFPTEGNLSGLSRKDFQKEINDKKTDLFILKNAKGMEVAVTNYGCAILSIMVPDKNGKYANVILGHDSIDHVINSPEPFLSTTIGRYGNRIAKGKFTLFGEKHELTINNGPNSLHGGPTGFHARVWDAVRIDESTVQFNYVSADGEEGFPGNLEVEMTYRLDNEVNALNIEYRATTDKATVVNLTNHGFFNLAGISNPTPTVNNHIVTINADFYTPIDEVSIPTGEIAKVEGSPMDFRTPHTVGERIDEKFQQLIFGAGYDHCYVLNKMESGSLELAATCKDPESGRIMEVYTTEAGVQLYTGNWLNGFEGAHGATFPARSAICFEAQCFPDTPNKAHFPSATLLPGDEYQQITVYKFTVEE